The following proteins are co-located in the Microvirga ossetica genome:
- a CDS encoding RNA-guided endonuclease InsQ/TnpB family protein produces MTFSYRVKDATSGKHLVAMGNATNTVWNFCNEISERSARRSPKWATKKQLRDLTKGASKELGLPSQVIQEIIDEFIDKRKKVGRPKLRWRVSRGARRSLGWIPFTNQDVEIIGSIALFRGRKIRLWKHREIQGRFKSGNFSQDARGRWYCNIVCEVERQTTNRTHIVGIDLNHKVAAKCSDGPELPQARFYRDLEDKLAEAQRRGRKRQAQTIHAKIANRRKDGLHKFSRAVVNRAGAVFVGNISSTWQIASGAGKATVDVSWSMLRNFLDYKCDHAGVAFAEVNEAYTTQTCSRCHARSGPQGREGLALRQWVCSECGSVHDRDQNAALNIARLGCETLGLKGPGSLGL; encoded by the coding sequence TTGACGTTCAGCTATCGCGTAAAAGACGCGACGAGCGGCAAGCATCTGGTTGCAATGGGCAACGCGACCAACACAGTCTGGAACTTCTGCAACGAGATCAGCGAGCGGTCGGCGCGCCGCAGCCCGAAGTGGGCCACAAAGAAGCAGCTGCGTGATTTGACGAAGGGCGCCAGCAAGGAGCTCGGCCTGCCGTCGCAGGTGATCCAGGAGATCATCGACGAGTTCATCGACAAGCGGAAGAAAGTTGGCCGGCCGAAACTCCGCTGGCGGGTGAGCCGTGGCGCGCGCCGCTCGCTTGGCTGGATCCCGTTCACGAACCAGGATGTCGAGATCATTGGCTCGATCGCGCTGTTCCGCGGCCGCAAGATCCGGCTGTGGAAACACCGGGAGATCCAGGGCCGGTTCAAGTCCGGCAACTTCTCCCAGGATGCGCGGGGTCGCTGGTACTGCAACATCGTCTGTGAGGTTGAGCGCCAGACGACGAACCGGACCCATATCGTTGGCATCGATCTGAATCACAAAGTGGCAGCCAAGTGCTCTGACGGTCCGGAGCTGCCCCAGGCGCGGTTCTACCGCGATCTTGAGGACAAACTGGCCGAGGCACAGCGGCGGGGCCGCAAGCGCCAAGCTCAGACGATCCATGCCAAGATCGCCAACCGGAGGAAGGATGGTCTCCACAAGTTCTCCCGGGCGGTGGTGAACCGCGCCGGCGCCGTATTTGTCGGCAACATCTCATCCACCTGGCAGATCGCATCGGGCGCCGGCAAGGCGACCGTAGATGTAAGCTGGTCGATGCTGCGCAACTTCCTTGACTACAAATGCGATCACGCAGGAGTTGCTTTTGCAGAGGTGAATGAAGCCTATACAACGCAGACCTGTTCTAGGTGCCATGCACGCAGCGGCCCACAAGGTCGAGAGGGTCTTGCGCTCAGGCAATGGGTGTGCAGCGAGTGCGGGTCGGTACACGACCGCGATCAAAATGCTGCGCTGAACATTGC